The genomic segment CTGTCCGCGCGCAGCGAAGCGGCCCTGGACGCGGCCTCTGAACAGCTCGCGTCGCACCTGTCCCAGCATCCCGACCTGGCGCTGGCGGACGTGGCGCACACGCTGCTGGTGGGCCGCCGCCGCTTCGAGCACCGGCGCGCGTTCGTCTGCCGCGATGCGGAGGATGCGCGACAGGTGCTCGCCTCTCGGGACGAGTCCCGCCTGCTCACCCAGCATGAGACCGCGACGGAGCGGCAACCCGTCTTCTTGTTCCCGGGTCAGGGCTCCCAGTTCGCCGGCATGGGGCGCGGCCTCTACGAACAGCTCCCCGTGTTCCGCAAGCACCTGGACGCGTGCAGTGAGCTGCTGTTGCCCTTGCTGAAGGTGGATCTGCGCACGCTGCTGCTCGCCCCGGATGGGGAGGTGGAGGCGGACCGCCAGCTGCGCAGGACGGCGCTCACCCAGCCCGCCCTCTTCGCCGTGTCCTACGCGCTGGCCCGGACGTGGATGGCCTGGGGGGTGAAACCACGGGCGATGCTGGGCCACAGCGTGGGCGAGTACGTCGCGGCCTGCCTCGCGGGCGTGCTGCGGTGGGAGGACGCCCTGTCGCTCATCGCCGCGCGAGGCGCGCTCATCGAGCAGCTTCCGCCAGGAGCGATGCTCTCCGTCCCCCTTCCCGAGGCGGAGGTCCAGACCCTGCTGGAGCCGGGCTTGTCGCTGGCGGCCATCAACGCGCCGTCGCTGTGCGTGGTGTCGGGGGCGCTCGAGGCGGTGGAGCGCCTGGCCGCGCGCCTGGAGCAGCGAGGCGTCGCGTGCCGCCGGCTGCACACGTCGCATGCCTTCCACTCGGCGATGATGGAGCCCATCCTGGGCGCCTTCGCCGAACGCCTCCGCGCGGTGCGCTGGTCCGAGCCCACGCTGCCGTGGGTGTCCAACGTCACCGGCACGTGGATCACCCCCGCGCAGGCGACGAGCCCGGACTACTGGGTCGAACACCTGCGGTGCCCGGTGCGCTTCGAGGAAGGCGTGCGGACGCTGCTCGAGGAGCCTTCGCGAGCGCTGCTGGAGGTGGGGCCGGGCAACACGTTGGCGACCCTGGCGCGGCGAGCCCAGACGCCGCCGACGGTGGTGGTGGCTTCCATGCGCCATGCCCAGGATGCGCGCACGGACCTGGAGGCCTTGTTGGCGGCGGCGGGGCGGCTGTGGCTGTCCGGCGTCCGGCTCGACGGGGCGAAGCTGCATGCCCCCGAGCCCCGACGCCGCGTGCCGTTGCCGACCTATCCCTTCGAGCGGCAGCGCTACTGGGTGGAGGCCGGGCCCGCGAGGGATGCACATGATCCGCGAGGGCGCGTGACCAAGCGCCCGGAGTCCGCGGGCTGGTTCTACACGCTGTCCTGGAGACAGGCCCGGCGGCCGGAGCCGTCGCGCGGGAGCGGCGGCTGGTTGTTGTTCGTGGACGGTCCGGGGACCGCGGTCGCGGAGCGGCTCCGGCGCGACGGGGCCTCCGTGGTGGAGGTGGTGCCCGGAAGCGACTTCCTCCCGCTGGGGCCTGGACGCTACGCCATGGACGGCACGCGCCCGGAGCACCACGCGTGGCTCGTCGAGGCGCTGGGTGACGCGCGGCCGGAACGGGTGGCCTTCCTGGATGGATGGGGGCACACCGGCACCGGCGTGGACGATGGGGCGCGGGTGGAGGCGGTGCTCGGGCGTGGCTTCTACCCGCCCCTGTATCTGGCGCGCGCGATGGAGGCCCGGTGGCCCGGCGCGGAGGTGGCCCTGACGGTGGTCACCACGGGCGCCCACGACGTGACGGGCGAGGAGTGTCTTGAGCCCACGCAGGCCCTGTCGCTGGGGCCGTGCCGCGTCCTTCCCCAGGAGCTGGGACCCGCCTGGCGCTGCCGCGCGGTGGACGTCACCGCGCCGCCGCGGGAGGGGGGGCCCGGTGCGCGCCCATGGTTGGACGCGCTGGTGGCCGAGCTGGAAGCGGAGCCGCGCGACGCGATGGTGGCGCTGCGCGGCCGGCATCGCTGGGTGGAAGACGTCACGCCCCTGGCCCTGCCGGAGCCCTCCACCCGAGGGCTGCTGCGGGAGGGCGGCGTCTATCTCATCACCGGCGGGCTGGGCCGCATGGGGCTGGCGCTCGCGTCGCGTCTGGCGACCGAAGCGCGGGCACGCCTGGTCCTGGTGGGACGAAGCGAGTTGCCCGCGCGCGAGGCCTGGGACGCGTGGCATTCCGCGCACGGTCCCGACGACGCCACGTCGCGCAAGCTGCGAGCGCTGGAGGACCTGGAGCGGTCCGGCGCCGAGGTGCTGGTGGTGTCGGCGGACGTGACCCGTGACGAGGACTGCCGGCGCATGGTGGCCCAGGCGCGCGAGCGCTTCGGCGCCTTGCACGGCGTCGTCCACGCGGCGGGCGTGGTGGGGCCTCCGGCGAACGTGCTGGTCTCGGAGGTGACGACCTCGCGGTGTGGCGTGTTGTTCGAGGCGAAGGTGCACGGCGTGCTCGCGCTCTCACGTGCGCTGGAGGCCGTGCCCCTGGACTTCGTGATGCTCCAGTCGTCGCTGGCCACGGTGCTGGGGGGGCTCGGGTTCGCGGCGTACGCCTCCGCCAACCACTTCCTGGATGCCTTCGCCGCGCTGCGGGCTCGCCAGGGTGACACGCGGTGGATCTGCGTCGACTGGGACGGGTGGACCGGGGAGGCGGGGCGGTTGGGGCTCACGCTGGAAGAGGGAGGGCGCGCGTTCCAGCGCATCCTCGGGCTGGGGGAGGCGGGGCGGATCCTCGTCTCCACCGGGGACCTGTTCGCGCGAAGGGCTCGGGGCGGCCTGACCCCGGAGTCCGCTCCCGCCGCGGGTGGACCCACGCCAGCGTCGCGAGGACGCCCCACGTCCGCGCATGCGCGGCCGGCGCTGGGGACGCGCTACGTGGCGCCGGAGGATGCCATCCAGCAGCAGATCGCGGACCTGTGGCAGGAGCTGCTGGGCATCGACCGGGTGGGCATCCACGACGACTTCTTCGAGTTGGGTGGGCACTCGCTGCTGGGCATGCAGGTGGTGTCGCGGCTGCGCGAGCTGTTCGCGGTGGAGGTGTCCATCCGCGGCCTCTTTGAGACG from the Corallococcus silvisoli genome contains:
- a CDS encoding type I polyketide synthase — protein: MSDQPAGSDEAIAIVGMSGRFPGADGVDALWRNVRDGVESFVPLEDRDLEAAGVDPSLAARPGYVRAAYPLKDVERFDAAFFGLSPRAAEILDPQHRLFLECAWEALEHAGYDTESWPRAVSLFAGTGAPAYLYTQLIPQRELLGAVGTYQVGISNEKDFLPTRVAHKLGLRGPCVAVQTACSSSLVAVHLACQSLLSGESSLALAGGVSISLPQRAGYLAQEGDILSPDGHCRAFDAGAQGTVRGSGVGIVVLKRLTDALAQGDTIHAVIRGSAVNNDGAGRAGYTAPGADGQAAVITEALGVAGVKPGDIQYVEAHGTATPLGDPIEVSALNQAFRSRANAPGTIALGSLKTNIGHLDTAAGVAGLLKVVMALRHQQLPPSLHFEQPNPAIDFAAGPFFVNTTLRPWESRGAPRRAGVSSFGIGGTNAHVILEEAPQAPAVPGSRTAHLLVLSARSEAALDAASEQLASHLSQHPDLALADVAHTLLVGRRRFEHRRAFVCRDAEDARQVLASRDESRLLTQHETATERQPVFLFPGQGSQFAGMGRGLYEQLPVFRKHLDACSELLLPLLKVDLRTLLLAPDGEVEADRQLRRTALTQPALFAVSYALARTWMAWGVKPRAMLGHSVGEYVAACLAGVLRWEDALSLIAARGALIEQLPPGAMLSVPLPEAEVQTLLEPGLSLAAINAPSLCVVSGALEAVERLAARLEQRGVACRRLHTSHAFHSAMMEPILGAFAERLRAVRWSEPTLPWVSNVTGTWITPAQATSPDYWVEHLRCPVRFEEGVRTLLEEPSRALLEVGPGNTLATLARRAQTPPTVVVASMRHAQDARTDLEALLAAAGRLWLSGVRLDGAKLHAPEPRRRVPLPTYPFERQRYWVEAGPARDAHDPRGRVTKRPESAGWFYTLSWRQARRPEPSRGSGGWLLFVDGPGTAVAERLRRDGASVVEVVPGSDFLPLGPGRYAMDGTRPEHHAWLVEALGDARPERVAFLDGWGHTGTGVDDGARVEAVLGRGFYPPLYLARAMEARWPGAEVALTVVTTGAHDVTGEECLEPTQALSLGPCRVLPQELGPAWRCRAVDVTAPPREGGPGARPWLDALVAELEAEPRDAMVALRGRHRWVEDVTPLALPEPSTRGLLREGGVYLITGGLGRMGLALASRLATEARARLVLVGRSELPAREAWDAWHSAHGPDDATSRKLRALEDLERSGAEVLVVSADVTRDEDCRRMVAQARERFGALHGVVHAAGVVGPPANVLVSEVTTSRCGVLFEAKVHGVLALSRALEAVPLDFVMLQSSLATVLGGLGFAAYASANHFLDAFAALRARQGDTRWICVDWDGWTGEAGRLGLTLEEGGRAFQRILGLGEAGRILVSTGDLFARRARGGLTPESAPAAGGPTPASRGRPTSAHARPALGTRYVAPEDAIQQQIADLWQELLGIDRVGIHDDFFELGGHSLLGMQVVSRLRELFAVEVSIRGLFETPTVVGVVNAVLEAQASQVDAGRLEALLAEMEKAP